The following is a genomic window from Brachionichthys hirsutus isolate HB-005 chromosome 15, CSIRO-AGI_Bhir_v1, whole genome shotgun sequence.
CTTCTCAATCGTGAAAACGGTTTTCTACAGGCCTCACTGTAAATTAAACTCATATTTGAATCTTTATGATTAACgtatgtgcttttttttctctctgttttacaaatgtgatttaaaTGGTTTTTGGACGATTAGTCGCGCAAAAGAAACATTCTGTCGTCCCGTTCTTTCCGTTTTGCAAACGCAAAAGATGATCGGATCTTGAAGTCCGTAACGTTTTAAACCGATATTTATCGAGCGGATATCCGCATCATCCTAACATCTCGTTATTTATTGGTTTGATTTCACcgtctcctcgtcctcctctgcAGTCGCAGTGGACCGCAGACAGCCGCAGCCCTCCGACCTCGCCGTCATCATGTACACCAGCGGCTCCACGGGCATCCCCAAGGGGGTCACGATCTCCCACGGCAACATCGTAGCTGGAATCGCCGGCATGGCTGAGCGCATTCCAAACCTCAAGTACGCGACCGTCGCCTCCTCCTCTCGTCCCTCTCTTTTTGTCTTACTAAAttctcttctctgtgtctgCTGTTGCCATTCATCCTCTGTTATTTCTTTGCCGGCAGTGAAACGGACACCTACATCGGCTACCTGCCATTGGCTCATGTTCTGGAGCTCAGTGCTGAACTGGTGTGCATCTCGCATGGTTGTCGCATCGGTTATTCCTCACCGCAGACTCTAGCCGACCAGgtcagtaacacacacacgcacgcacacacacacacacacacacacacacacacacacacacatacaggagGCTCTCTGTCCACATCTTTTGCTCTTTCTCAATCTGTTCATGCAAAAAAGTTCCTTTAAACTTAGTTagatactttattcatcccaaggGAAATTCCAAATGCATAAGAatcaaatattatatattatacaaaacatttgaaaacaGAACTTCGTGTCTGACCGCGACACTCGGTTTCATTGGCGAGACACAACAACTCCCACAATTCCACGGGACTTCACGTCATCATCAAACTGTCTTCTCTTTAGTTTTATTGCCCCCAAGCAGAGATGGAACTGATAAATAAAGCGTTTATTTAATTTCCGTGGCGTCCCTTCCGGTAGCAACCCCTAACCCTTTTGAATTTCGAACTGAATCCACTTTGAAAGCCTGGATCAGGAAGTCTCTGAGGCTTCAgcatttgttgttttcctttttattttcagtccACCAAGATCAAAAAGGGCAGCAAAGGCGACACCAGTGTGCTGAAACCTACTCTAATGGCTGCTGTACCGGTAAGTCTGTTAGATTTTATCAGACCTTtgtaaacaaaaaaatcaaccaAACAGAGTAGCGATTGAAAATGTCAGAGGCGTTCGCTGAGAGTTTTCCCTCCTCGCGTTTGCAGGAGATTATGGATCGCATTTACAAGAACGTCATGAccaaagtggaggagatgagcaAGTTCCAGAAAACCCTGTTTGTGCTGGCGTACAACTACAAGATGGAGCAGATCTCTAAGGGCTACAGCACGCCGCTCTGTGACAGGTAATTCTTTTAGAGGAGAGAGTCGACCAAGCCGCACCAGAAATGATGAGTCAGATTATTGGTCAGATGGCGTCCCGTTCACCTCCTCGCCATCATCTCCTCGCTGTGTATTTTCAGTCTGGTGTTCAAGCGGGTGCGTGCGCTCTTGGGAGGCAACACGCGGGTGCTGCTGTCGGGCGGAGCGCCGCTGTCGCCCGCCACGCAGCGTTTCATGAACATCTGCCTCTGCTGCCCCGTGGGTCAGGGCTACGGCCTGACGGAGACCTGCGGCGCCGGCACCATCAGTGAGAGTAAGGGACGggctttttgtcttgtttttttgaaGGGGAAAAGAGCAAAAAGTGGAAACATTAAGCGtgcgttgtttttttgtttttctttcttgtgcttTTCCAGTGTGGGACTACAGCACAGGTCGGGTCGGCGCTCCGCTGGTTTGTTCTGAGATCATGCTGAAGGACTGGAAGGAGGGTGAGTCGTGTGGCGATGGCAAACGGACACGGGTGCTCGATTTCTAATGACTCGTGTGTCTCTCCAGGTTGTTATTACAGCGCCGACAAACCCAACCCACGGGGGGAAATCCTGATCGGCGGCCCCAACGTGACGATGGGCTACTACAAAAACCACGCTTCTAACCGCGACGACTTCTTCGTGGACGAGAACGGCCAGCGATGGTTCTGTACCGGAGACATCGGCGAGTTCCACCCCGACGGATGCCTCAAGATCATCGGTAAGAGATCTGTGAacgagtgtgcgtgtgcggcgTCCATGAGGATTGTGATGCATGTTCTTCTTCGTCAGACCGCAAAAAGGACCTGGTGAAACTGCAGGCCGGGGAGTACGTGTCCCTCGGAAAAGTGGAGGCTGTCCTGAAGAACTGCTCGCTCGTGGATAACATCTGTGCCTATGCTAACAGGTACAGCAGGGACCTCCTTCTGTTCAAAGGTTTTCTGGAGCCACGGTTTTGATTTCTCCTTCTCAGATGGGGAGAAAAATAATCTAACGCCTGGACTTCTGTGTGCTCCTTCTTCAGCGACCATTCTTATGTCATTAGTTTCGTGGTGCCGAACCACAGGCAGCTAACGGTGCTGGCGGAGCAGTTCCAGGTGAGGGGCACATTGGAGGAGCTCTGCAACAACGGCCAGATAGAGAAGGAGGTGCTCCGCATCATTACTGAGGCCGCTGTCGTAGGTAagcgcaaaaaaaacaacactgttTGTTCAATTCGTCTGACAAACGCAGAACTGCCAGCGGGATGCTCGAGTTGTCGCGTTGGGTCCTGTGTGAGCATGTCTCGTATCACGTACCGCTCTGTGTGTTCTCCTTTAAACAGCCCAACTTGAGCGATTTGAGATCCCCAAGAAGATCCGCCTGAGCGCCGAGCCCTGGACTCCAGAGACCGGCTTGGTCACCGACGCGTTCAAACTGAAACGCAAGGCGCTGAAAACGCACTACCAGGATGACATTGAGAGGATGTACGGCGGGAAATGACACGCAGGCGTAACAGCTCCACGGAAAACCGCACACAGTCACACATAAAACCAGGAGCTCCCACTCTACCTCCAGGACCAGCCGGAGCGGAGTTAGACTTTAGACACAGgtaacacacaaatacagacatGTAGACGGGAAGCATAaaccgtctctcctcctcctcctcctcctcctcctcggcttcTCTGCAACCAATTTCGATCAAAGGAGaagcaaagcaaataaaaaccCCGTCGTGAATCCATTTCTCTGTTAAGACCAAAAGCAAACTGCCGCCCTCGCAGACGACTGAAGTCATGAAGATGAACGCGAGACTGTGCTTTCACCCATCTATCCATTTGGGTTGTTATgacaactgggggggggggggggggcaaagttgGACGTCTGCACGGCTCGAAGGGAAACAGGCTAAATGTATGTGGATCTGTGTCGGCGCCCCGTCTGCTTCTCctactgctctctctctctctctctctctctctctctgttttcgaGGTCAAATAGAGGCCGATGGAGGGATCCAACGTCCAGATCAGAGTCTACGCGGGGATCTCACTACGTTATTGTTTCtaaaggtttctttttttaatgagtgtTTTGGGGAATCTGTTTTGCAAAGCCATGAGAGATTGAGCATCGAGTATGTTTTTCTTACTGTTATTTCTTTAGTACATTTGtttccaaacctttttttttttttatcctgttttCTCTTGACAATGTGTTTATAATACTGTACATGAATGTGCTTTGTTTACatcctttttctttgtctttttctttcctaTTGAAtcccaaagttttttttttcttcgtaGCGAGTGCACATTCGATAGAAGCGATCCGGCCTCCAGTacgtcctcctctccagcctctgcagcgaaccccccccccaaacatttcTCACCACCGtcacatttcttcttctacacCTCTTATCAGCCCCTCCAAAACCGCACCGTATTGATTATTTGAGATGCCGCAGCCGTGCAGCATCTACTTATTCCGCCGTACATTTCAACATCACTTCCAGCATAGAGAAACATTTTTCCTGCTCTCCGAGTTGCTGTTATTTTGagctatttctttttctttctttttttttttttttacttatgaATATGAAACGAGAAAATGAATGTGCAATATTTATTCCAATTTTCTACGTTTTGCTTCGGCAGCCACTCCGTTGCGCGCGATCTCGTTAAGGTCCGTCATTTCCTGCCGCCGCGTGCGAACACAAGCATaggacgagaggaagaggaaacgctGATGAGGAAGTCGAGATGGAGCCCGTTTTGAACGCGCCGCGTTACACCACGTAAAATGTTTTGGCATTGTTGAAACTGCATGACGACTGTACCAAAGCACGTGGAACGTATATTCAAGAGAGCGAGTGAGCGAGAGAGGCTTTCACTCcttgtgaatatttatttaagagTGACCTCGTGCATATCTTCATACTGGTCGGTATAGGTGATGCTGAATGTATATATACGAAAGGTCCCTTCAGATTCTGTTAGACTGACATGTATTTGAACATCTGCACCATGAAttactgtagttttttttttaggattgatACTGTGACCTTGCTTGAATGGCAGCAGTACGACTGACGCGTCCGCTTCAGCTtccgtgttcttttttttacggTCGGATCATTTTTCCTCGGCGTCCTGCAGGAGAAATCCTGCTTTTGCATTCGCCTGAAGATAAACAGTGTAATTAGAAGTTGCAGGGTAGGTGCTATACGTGCATTTCTTCTCCAGCTCAGTACAGAAAGGTTCATGTTAGCATGTTAAGGTTGTGTTTTTTGCAGCACGTAGTGTGGACTGCCTGCTGGGGCTGTTTGCCGCTTTCTTCTGCCTGGCGAGAAGCTGCTAGTtgctttctcacacacacgtatacacacacacacacacacacacacaagctgcttTCACGGTTCTTAACTCGGAAGCGGTCGCCGTGTTTCACCCACAGCGCTTGCTAAGACGAATTTTTAACCACTCCTGTTTGTTTTCACGTGTAAATACATGGAGAGGGGGTCAGTGATCAAAGTTTATTCAAGCTACCAATATTCGCAAAGGTGTACAGTCTCACGATGACATATTTAATAACCTTTGCTGCTCTCTGGTTCTTGGGGTCTCCTTGTTTTGTGTGGTTACGCGACCCGGGTTAGGGTTTTTTCATTTGTCGccttcctttatttatttgtgattcGGCCTCTAAAAcaatgtaatgaaataaaagatgttgTGCTGTAATTGCTgcaactttgtgtgtgtgagcgtaaTCTGTGACTGATGTGATCGACAGCCTGATTAGAATCATCCTGACCAGCagagtttccatggcaacaaaggCCAAACCGTCTGGAGCGAATGTTTGCGAAAGGCCGTGTGGCGCTTCCACGCAGATCTGGGAGTCGTCCAATCAGGGCTGGGGAAACCAaaagattgttttgtttttgtttttttgctcttctaTTTTTTTTCGGAGCACGTTGAATTAAAGGCGTGTGAATAATCTGATTTATTCAATGAAGAAGTTCAGCTCACTGATAACCTGCTAGCCTGATGTTCAACAGGTGTTTTATTCCAGTATCTGTCCAGATGAAGATGATCTATTCACCTCATTCATTGATGACTGATgatattgttgttatttttgattCAGTTTAAAACAAATCTCGTCTGGTAAATATCGCTTGGCAACAAGCGTTCTCGTTTCTATGGACACCATCAGCATCTGCTTACTTTTCTCTATAAAAAGCTGCTTCCAGAGagatgacatttttaaattccCTCATTTGTCAGATCAAGGTCCAAAATCTCCCACCCGAAAGGCAGAGGAATTCagttaaagacaaaaaaaaaagcagtactTGTTGACATTGGATCAGACTGAGACCTGCCGGATGGTTCAATTTGCACTACTTTTGCATTTTAAGATACGACAGTATGGCTACAAGACCGCAGACACGAGCGATGCTCcttactccccccccctcccctctcctttgATTCGCTCCATCCAACCCGGTGGGACCAGGGAGTGCGTCAGAGAGGCATAACGCTCCATTCATCACCCCACTGATTCTGacgcagacacaaacacacggtgTTTCGACCACTgagacaacagcagcagcaggaagcggtTCGAAATCATCTCCAACCAtggctgcagtttgtgtgtttattactTCTGCCTGGGTGGAAATGTTTCTGGCTGTCGGGATGATTTCACAACAATGTGAACAGattacagtttgttttttttaaatcaaatagaCCCGAGGAACAATCCATAGattgtggtgatgatccagagttGTACTTAAATTATAATTTACCTTTGCAGGATGTGGTAATTATAAAGAGTTTGGCTTCTATTGGATGATAACAATGACACCGTGAATCCTAATTTTATGAGTTTAACCAGGTGAGCAAAGCTGAACCGGAGCTGCCTCGTAACTCTGGAGAGGTGGGTGGTGGCTGGAGGGAACTCACAGTGGTTGCATCTGAGGGTGGAAGATGGTGACACATCAAGGACTGGGGGGGctattctattatatatatatattatatataagcAAGATGCATTGATGTAAAATGTCCCAATGAGGCTGTAATCAAGATATTAAAAACGATATACCACCACAGAACTTACTTTTGTTTAGAAGCGCATTTAAGGGCAGCATAGTTAACCAAAGTCTTAAATAAAAGtcacataataaaaacagatgCAGAACACTTTCTCCCATGTATTTGATGTTGTGTAATCTGGCTTGGAAGCTtcaatcctcctcctcccttttcctccatccatcatcatctaATTGGAAAGTTAGTGAATTCAACGCTCTGGTGTTCGGGTTGACCGTTCCCTACTATAACTCACAGCTCCTGATTATAAAGAGTCAGGCTGACCCGGTGTGTTACCGGCTGCACCGTGCCAGGTGTAGCCCGGATGGGCGGGGCAACGCGGAGGTGGGAGGATGTGTGAGGTCTGGGAGTAAACCCGAGGGATAAAGCCAGGAGACGGCGGAGAGGATGGAGAGTCAGATCCGTCTCTGCGATGACTCACCGGCACTGGGTATTTATAGCatcaggaggaaggaagggagggggggcggccaGGACGGTATCATCACACCGCCGACAGGGAGTGGAggtataggggggggggggggggggagaccgcAGATATGAAGCACCAggaaagaaggagaggaaaatgGGGGGAAACAGAAGGATGGTGGGAGGAACGAGTCAGAGGCTGAAAAACATGCAAAGCgctggagaggatggaggggtGGATTAATAGTGAgatgagaggatgaagaagagaggagattAAAAATAGAACAGCTTTCGCATGAGagtagaaatattttttaaatctcactGGGCGAGTCTTTGTCAAACACGCAGATCAGAAATCAGATCCAGCGCAGATGGAGGCATGGTGACAGGATCCCATCATCCAATACACACGCAAGCGTAGCTCTTCCTCCGATGACGTCGGACGGTGCGTCACACCGCATGTTGTCATCAACTGTGCATATGTACAAAACAGGATTGGTTGCGgacacactgcaaaaaaacaaaaaacaacacactaATATGTACAAAGTAAAGGAGTGCGACAAGAATAGAATGTAAGACGGGTCAGTGGAGGGGTCGGGCGGGGCGGCTCAGGTGTGGAACTTCATGACCAGTGGCTTCCTGTCACTGGAGGGGAAATCTCAGCACAAAATGTCCAAACCGATGCAGATGCATCCCATAATGTCTCTAAGATAGACGTGTGGCTGGCAGCTGGTTATCGTGGTGTAGCATGCAGGTTGGAAAAAGGGTAAGAAAGTGAAGTGCTACTGTGTGAACGGTGATAAAACGCCTTCTTTTAATTGAGGGCGATTCCTTCAgttgctgcagcagaaacagaatatCCCTGTTTCTGCATATGAGCTGAGAAACTGTGGATTGAATGCGCTTCAAAGGAGCTGCTACGAGTATTTCAGACGGCCATTTAGCTCTATGTTTATCTCGCATCGATGAGACAGTGAATGCGTGCGAGTCCCAAACGCAGAGGAAATTTAAAAGCACCCATTAGAAGGAGGCTCAACTGGTGATCTCATCCTCATTAATGCAGGGGAGCAGCTCACTCCCACCGGTCTTCAGCTGCACGACATGGACATGTGCCCTTTTTTAAAAGCCACGAGCTTCATTCCTGTCATACTCGTCTGCAGCATCCAAGATTCGTCTCTCCTCGCCTCGCCTCCTCCATCCTAATGGCTCAGATAACATATTTCAGCTCTAATTATTCCCATCTCTCTTCTACCCTCAAAACCACTTGCCTCGCGTAGACAAGGGCAACGCTTTGACCACATAGAAGAGAGAAGAGCAGGATggacagaagagaggaggacaggaatGAAAGcctgctgctaaaaaaaaaaagaaaagaaaagtgattGTCTTGAGAAAAGAAGCCATCGATGTAGGAGGGAGGATACGAACATgtgggaggagatgaaggtggAGGCAAATAAAAGGCTTGTGTCGCCATGGAGATATTGGTTGCGAAGAAGGTGCGTCTGCATCTGCCTCATGATGTGGGTGACATGGGGGAAGCAGAGagttgaggaggaagaggaggatggaaatACAGAGAGAAGTGGAGTGTGTCACCTTTGTCTTATAGTCATCTCTTtgtctccccctcccccccccccttctttcaCAGGAGTTGATGtaacaaattaaaatcaaattttAATGTGATGCcattcaagaaaaataaaaaaatccaagGCGGAAATAAAGTATTTGCAGATCTCCAACCTCGGATCCGGGTGGGAGTCGGTGGACCTCGAGCTGTCATGGCACAATATGAAGAAATTGAGCGTACGAATGccaaaaagatggaaaaaagcTATTGGCAAAAGGAAAGCTGGACTTGGCTGACATATTTCAAATCACTGCGAAGCACTGCCCTTTATGGGAGTGAGTTTTGGGCAATTAAAGTGCCTTAAATATCCATTTAAGGTATATTCAGATTTCTGCAAgatgaaaaaggagaagaatgAATGGAGTGGAGTGGATTGTGTGGACTTAAACCTTCACCAACACTGACtagctttgtttttaaatctcttaTTGATGTGAGCGTTCATACAAAGAAGAATAATTGCAATTCTGCAAGCATTTTATGCTATTATCAATTgctaaatgaatgatttttgtGGAGTCAAAAGGCaaaatgtttcaaaataaaatcatggaTAAAGGAATTCCTCGACATTGAATGGAACAAGCAGCTGATGGGAGCGGGTTGTGTTTAATCTACAGTTCTATTTAGTTCTGAGCTGATCTCATTTTGCTTTGTCTCAGTGTTGTCCTCCTATTTTATGTATGAATGGCGCCGCTGCGCTCGCTGAATGAGTCATTGAGAGAAAGGCTTCAAGCGAAGTGAAACTGTCTGCGGCTCCTGCTTTGCTGCTGGGCTGAGCGTTTGAAGCGCCCGAGTGGTGAGTGAGTGTTATCACTTCCATTATAGTTCTAATCAAATATATCATCCTTCACTCTCGTGAAATAATCGCCCTCTTCGCTCACACGTCGTTTCATTCACAAATTCCTTTTCCTTCGAGTCCATCCCATTATTGacctatttttttaaattcctaaTTGTATCGTTTCCAGATCGCATCCATCTGCCCTTAACTATAATGTAATTGCATTTTGTACAACTGAAGAGAATAAATACACTCGTGCTGCGATTGTGTCCATTCGGGAGTTTCTAATTAAAGTCAGGAACAAGCCAGCGAGCAGGAAAACAGGCTCAACGTGCAGCAGAACTCCTTTCCTTTCAGGAATGATCACGACAACAAACAGCTTTCCTGTAGTTTTAACCTTTGTGATCATTTATAAACATTTTGGTAGCATTTTTGCATGGCTGCTCATTTTTAAGCAAACAAACGACATATTCTCTGATCTAAGATGTCAATGAGTGAGGATGTAACCTTTAAATGATGGACGCAGCAAGCTTTGGTGAGCTGAAGGGTGGAGGCTGTTTCTGAATGGAGagatgtcagagagagagagagagagagagagagagagggtgaagtGACATGAATAATCTGgtattttgttttcaaagttCTAGTTGTGGAATGATCACAAGCTGGAATAAAGCAGAGCGATATGAGATGACTCATCCCAATGTGCTGATCCGTTTGGTGTCGGATTTCATGCATCACCAGAAATGATTGGGCTGAATGCTGAAGAAAAGTCATATTTTGACTGCATGTCTAATAACGAGCCAACGTGAATTCAAACCATCGCGGGACTTGGCTTCCTTTGAGACTTGCTCTCCTTTGCACTCTGACTGCcgtctatttttttatttcagtgttaaggtgttaaagaaaaatatatgtTGATGACGATGCTGAGATTATTCCTTTAGATAAGAAGTTTGATCCCAGCATGAACCTTCTCTCCACCTGCAGCCCCATCGCCTGACCTGGCAGGTATAGAAGGTGTGGCTCCCTTATCCTGTCGCCCTGTGGAACGCCGGAGCCTTAAGCCCCCACCCGACAGGAGGCTGTTATTCTTCTCCGttagagaggaggagagagg
Proteins encoded in this region:
- the acsl3b gene encoding long-chain-fatty-acid--CoA ligase 3b produces the protein MKLKEDINPLLLQVFRSVVWVYSVITFIPWYLFSGASSNLERARRIKARSVSGRPAGPYRAIESRDKLVSWLHPGVDTLDKIFEYAVGRFPQRDCLGTREVLSEEDELQPNGKVFKKVILGNYNWLSYEETYRAAKCFGSGLAALGQNPQCHIAIFCETRAEWIVAAQACFMYNFPLVTIYSTLGPTAIAHGLNETKVTHIITSKDLLQSRLKAILCDVPRLRFVVVVDSKPASWPDIPRGVMIYSMDAVTEMGSKPENIAVDRRQPQPSDLAVIMYTSGSTGIPKGVTISHGNIVAGIAGMAERIPNLNETDTYIGYLPLAHVLELSAELVCISHGCRIGYSSPQTLADQSTKIKKGSKGDTSVLKPTLMAAVPEIMDRIYKNVMTKVEEMSKFQKTLFVLAYNYKMEQISKGYSTPLCDSLVFKRVRALLGGNTRVLLSGGAPLSPATQRFMNICLCCPVGQGYGLTETCGAGTISEMWDYSTGRVGAPLVCSEIMLKDWKEGCYYSADKPNPRGEILIGGPNVTMGYYKNHASNRDDFFVDENGQRWFCTGDIGEFHPDGCLKIIDRKKDLVKLQAGEYVSLGKVEAVLKNCSLVDNICAYANSDHSYVISFVVPNHRQLTVLAEQFQVRGTLEELCNNGQIEKEVLRIITEAAVVAQLERFEIPKKIRLSAEPWTPETGLVTDAFKLKRKALKTHYQDDIERMYGGK